In Solanum pennellii chromosome 3, SPENNV200, a single window of DNA contains:
- the LOC107012343 gene encoding kinesin-like protein KIN-8A isoform X2 codes for MPVFTRSQITDSQPQNEQRIRQRTDQEDTQMARNLRNPHHGLKEKMKALTLLYEQQKQGSAAIKNQSFKPEDSRLSSHPSVDLVSSGRRAEKEQKQSKPSSHVMRENTMHSSTVTRTYVQPPPPSGLDDGKENVAVVAGGDRIVGFSYPKRVNPSSNVARKLSLGSSTMPHTEPRAARRIVKENVQELDSITEKAASKGGGGDDGGSRILVFVRLRPISRKEREAGARCCVKIVDGRDVYLTEFATENDYLRLKRLRGRHFTFDASFPDTATQHDVYSTTTAELVEAVLQGRNGSVFCYGATGAGKTYTMLGTIENPGVMVLAIKDLFSKIRQRSFDGNHVVHLSYLEVYNETVRDLLSPGRPLVLREDKQAIVAAGLTQYRAYSTDEVMALLQQGNLNRTTEPTRCNETSSRSHAILQVVIEYHVKDSSNNIVSRVGKLSLIDLAGSERALATDQRTLRSLEGANINKSLLALSSCINALVEGKKHIPYRNSKLTQLLKDSLGGACNTVMIANISPSNLSFGETQNTLHWADRAKEIRTKAYDAHEEMQMPDSETDQAKLLLELQKENRELRMRLAHQQQKLITIQKENLAANSSPAPSIVSSILSPAPSSAQANEKRKARPSFMAGNCFTPESKRKGADDPVRDLKKVVKGLEAEIERLKKDHVLQIKQKDDTIRELSRKSAKPAGGTQVGGVKRIVTRASLRPREPHDVHLKSPSHRFHSPAPTAKKRSFWDITTANSPSVVTLNGRKTRSHVNTETVAAPSMLLQPGFARQNVKH; via the exons ATGCCAGTTTTCACAAGATCTCAGATAACTGACTCGCAGCCGCAGAATGAGCAACGAATTAGACAAAGAACAGATCAAGAAGATACCCAAATGGCTCGAAATTTGAGAAATCCACATCATGGTTTGAAAGAGAAGATGAAAGCACTTACCCTTTTGTATGAACAGCAAAAGCAAGGCTCTGCGGCTATCAAGAATCAATCTTTCAAGCCTGAAGATTCAAGATTATCGAGTCACCCTAGTGTAGACCTTGTTAGTTCCGGGAGAAGAGCTGAGAAAGAGCAAAAACAATCAAAGCCAAGTAGTCATGTGATGAGGGAGAACACTATGCATAGTTCGACTGTAACAAGAACTTATGTGCAGCCACCGCCGCCTTCTGGGTTGGATGATGGGAAGGAAAATGTCGCGGTGGTGGCAGGTGGTGACAGAATAGTAGGATTTTCATACCCCAAAAGGGTGAATCCGTCGAGTAATGTGGCAAGAAAGCTTTCATTGGGAAGCTCAACAATGCCGCATACAGAGCCTAGGGCAGCTAGAAGGATAGTGAAAGAAAATGTACAAGAGTTGGATTCCATTACGGAGAAAGCAGCCAGCAAGGGTGGGGGTGGTGATGATGGTGGTAGTAGAATTCTTGTTTTTGTAAGGCTGAGGCCAATTTCAAGAAAGGAAAGAGAAGCTGGAGCCAGGTGTTGTGTCAAAATAGTGGATGGAAGAGATGTTTATCTGACTGAATTCGCTACTGAGAATGATTACCTTAGGCTGAAGAGGCTCAGGGGGCGCCATTTTACTTTTGATGCTTCCTTTCCTGATACTGCTACTCAGCATGATGTTTATTCCACAAC AACAGCAGAGCTTGTGGAAGCAGTTCTGCAGGGAAGAAATGGTTCTGTGTTTTGCTATGGTGCCACAGGTGCTGGAAAGACTTACACAATGCTCGGTACAATTGAGAATCCAGGGGTAATGGTTTTAGCAATCAAAGATCTCTTTAGCAAGATACGGCAAAGGAGCTTTGATGGGAACCATGTTGTGCATCTTTCATATCTAGAGGTCTACAATGAAACCGTGAGAGATTTGCTGTCCCCGGGAAGGCCTTTAGTCCTAAGAGAAGATAAGCAG GCAATAGTGGCAGCAGGGCTTACACAGTATAGAGCTTACTCCACAGATGAA GTAATGGCGTTGCTCCAACAAGGAAACCTAAACCGAACCACAGAGCCCACCCGCTGCAACGAAACGTCCTCACGCTCACATGCTATTCTTCAG GTTGTTATTGAATACCATGTCAAAGATAGTTCAAATAACATTGTAAGCCGAGTCGGAAAGCTTTCACTCATTGACCTTGCGGGTTCAGAAAGAGCTCTAGCTACTGATCAGAGAACCCTGAGATCACTTGAAGGTGCTAACATCAATAAGTCTCTTCTCGCACTGAGCAGCTGCATCAATGCTCTCGTTGAGGGAAAAAAGCACATTCCTTATCGGAATTCTAAGCTCACTCAACTACTCAAGGATTCACTGGGTGGTGCTTGTAACACCGTGATGATTGCCAATATTAGCCCAAGTAATCTTTCATTTGGTGAAACCCAAAACACACTACACTGGGCTGACCGAGCAAAAGAGATCCGAACAAAG GCTTATGATGCACATGAGGAAATGCAAATGCCTGATTCTGAAACAGATCAGGCCAAGTTATTGCTTGAGCTGCAAAAAGAGAATCGCGAATTGAGAATGCGTTTGGCTCATCAGCAGCAAAAGCTGATTACAATCCAGAAGGAAAATTTGGCTGCAAACTCTTCCCCTGCCCCATCAATAGTTTCCTCTATCTTATCACCAGCACCTTCTTCTGCTCAGGCAAATGAAAAACGAAAAGCAAGACCCTCTTTCATGGCTGGAAATTGTTTTACCCCAGAATCCAAGAGAAAAGGTGCAGATGACCCAGTTAGAGATCTAAAAAAGGTGGTTAAGGGATTGGAGGCAGAAATTGAGAGACTGAAAAAGGATCACGTATTGCAGATAAAGCAGAAAGATGATACTATCCGTGAGTTGTCACGAAAGAGTGCAAAACCAGCAGGAGGGACACAAGTGGGTGGTGTAAAAAGGATTGTTACAAGGGCAAGCTTGCGGCCAAGGGAACCACATGATGTTCATTTGAAGAGTCCAAGTCATCGGTTTCATTCTCCAGCTCCCACGGCAAAAAAACGCAGCTTCTGGGATATAACAACAGCTAACAGTCCATCAGTTGTCACTTTAAATGGAAGAAAGACCAGAAGCCATGTTAATACTGAAACAGTAGCAGCTCCATCCATGCTTCTCCAG CCAGGATTTGCTCGCCAGAATGTAAAGCACTAA
- the LOC107012343 gene encoding kinesin-like protein KIN-8A isoform X1 yields the protein MPVFTRSQITDSQPQNEQRIRQRTDQEDTQMARNLRNPHHGLKEKMKALTLLYEQQKQGSAAIKNQSFKPEDSRLSSHPSVDLVSSGRRAEKEQKQSKPSSHVMRENTMHSSTVTRTYVQPPPPSGLDDGKENVAVVAGGDRIVGFSYPKRVNPSSNVARKLSLGSSTMPHTEPRAARRIVKENVQELDSITEKAASKGGGGDDGGSRILVFVRLRPISRKEREAGARCCVKIVDGRDVYLTEFATENDYLRLKRLRGRHFTFDASFPDTATQHDVYSTTTAELVEAVLQGRNGSVFCYGATGAGKTYTMLGTIENPGVMVLAIKDLFSKIRQRSFDGNHVVHLSYLEVYNETVRDLLSPGRPLVLREDKQAIVAAGLTQYRAYSTDEVMALLQQGNLNRTTEPTRCNETSSRSHAILQVVIEYHVKDSSNNIVSRVGKLSLIDLAGSERALATDQRTLRSLEGANINKSLLALSSCINALVEGKKHIPYRNSKLTQLLKDSLGGACNTVMIANISPSNLSFGETQNTLHWADRAKEIRTKAYDAHEEMQMPDSETDQAKLLLELQKENRELRMRLAHQQQKLITIQKENLAANSSPAPSIVSSILSPAPSSAQANEKRKARPSFMAGNCFTPESKRKGADDPVRDLKKVVKGLEAEIERLKKDHVLQIKQKDDTIRELSRKSAKPAGGTQVGGVKRIVTRASLRPREPHDVHLKSPSHRFHSPAPTAKKRSFWDITTANSPSVVTLNGRKTRSHVNTETVAAPSMLLQLAYPCFWFVFMFGPHVFNCTTQPGFARQNVKH from the exons ATGCCAGTTTTCACAAGATCTCAGATAACTGACTCGCAGCCGCAGAATGAGCAACGAATTAGACAAAGAACAGATCAAGAAGATACCCAAATGGCTCGAAATTTGAGAAATCCACATCATGGTTTGAAAGAGAAGATGAAAGCACTTACCCTTTTGTATGAACAGCAAAAGCAAGGCTCTGCGGCTATCAAGAATCAATCTTTCAAGCCTGAAGATTCAAGATTATCGAGTCACCCTAGTGTAGACCTTGTTAGTTCCGGGAGAAGAGCTGAGAAAGAGCAAAAACAATCAAAGCCAAGTAGTCATGTGATGAGGGAGAACACTATGCATAGTTCGACTGTAACAAGAACTTATGTGCAGCCACCGCCGCCTTCTGGGTTGGATGATGGGAAGGAAAATGTCGCGGTGGTGGCAGGTGGTGACAGAATAGTAGGATTTTCATACCCCAAAAGGGTGAATCCGTCGAGTAATGTGGCAAGAAAGCTTTCATTGGGAAGCTCAACAATGCCGCATACAGAGCCTAGGGCAGCTAGAAGGATAGTGAAAGAAAATGTACAAGAGTTGGATTCCATTACGGAGAAAGCAGCCAGCAAGGGTGGGGGTGGTGATGATGGTGGTAGTAGAATTCTTGTTTTTGTAAGGCTGAGGCCAATTTCAAGAAAGGAAAGAGAAGCTGGAGCCAGGTGTTGTGTCAAAATAGTGGATGGAAGAGATGTTTATCTGACTGAATTCGCTACTGAGAATGATTACCTTAGGCTGAAGAGGCTCAGGGGGCGCCATTTTACTTTTGATGCTTCCTTTCCTGATACTGCTACTCAGCATGATGTTTATTCCACAAC AACAGCAGAGCTTGTGGAAGCAGTTCTGCAGGGAAGAAATGGTTCTGTGTTTTGCTATGGTGCCACAGGTGCTGGAAAGACTTACACAATGCTCGGTACAATTGAGAATCCAGGGGTAATGGTTTTAGCAATCAAAGATCTCTTTAGCAAGATACGGCAAAGGAGCTTTGATGGGAACCATGTTGTGCATCTTTCATATCTAGAGGTCTACAATGAAACCGTGAGAGATTTGCTGTCCCCGGGAAGGCCTTTAGTCCTAAGAGAAGATAAGCAG GCAATAGTGGCAGCAGGGCTTACACAGTATAGAGCTTACTCCACAGATGAA GTAATGGCGTTGCTCCAACAAGGAAACCTAAACCGAACCACAGAGCCCACCCGCTGCAACGAAACGTCCTCACGCTCACATGCTATTCTTCAG GTTGTTATTGAATACCATGTCAAAGATAGTTCAAATAACATTGTAAGCCGAGTCGGAAAGCTTTCACTCATTGACCTTGCGGGTTCAGAAAGAGCTCTAGCTACTGATCAGAGAACCCTGAGATCACTTGAAGGTGCTAACATCAATAAGTCTCTTCTCGCACTGAGCAGCTGCATCAATGCTCTCGTTGAGGGAAAAAAGCACATTCCTTATCGGAATTCTAAGCTCACTCAACTACTCAAGGATTCACTGGGTGGTGCTTGTAACACCGTGATGATTGCCAATATTAGCCCAAGTAATCTTTCATTTGGTGAAACCCAAAACACACTACACTGGGCTGACCGAGCAAAAGAGATCCGAACAAAG GCTTATGATGCACATGAGGAAATGCAAATGCCTGATTCTGAAACAGATCAGGCCAAGTTATTGCTTGAGCTGCAAAAAGAGAATCGCGAATTGAGAATGCGTTTGGCTCATCAGCAGCAAAAGCTGATTACAATCCAGAAGGAAAATTTGGCTGCAAACTCTTCCCCTGCCCCATCAATAGTTTCCTCTATCTTATCACCAGCACCTTCTTCTGCTCAGGCAAATGAAAAACGAAAAGCAAGACCCTCTTTCATGGCTGGAAATTGTTTTACCCCAGAATCCAAGAGAAAAGGTGCAGATGACCCAGTTAGAGATCTAAAAAAGGTGGTTAAGGGATTGGAGGCAGAAATTGAGAGACTGAAAAAGGATCACGTATTGCAGATAAAGCAGAAAGATGATACTATCCGTGAGTTGTCACGAAAGAGTGCAAAACCAGCAGGAGGGACACAAGTGGGTGGTGTAAAAAGGATTGTTACAAGGGCAAGCTTGCGGCCAAGGGAACCACATGATGTTCATTTGAAGAGTCCAAGTCATCGGTTTCATTCTCCAGCTCCCACGGCAAAAAAACGCAGCTTCTGGGATATAACAACAGCTAACAGTCCATCAGTTGTCACTTTAAATGGAAGAAAGACCAGAAGCCATGTTAATACTGAAACAGTAGCAGCTCCATCCATGCTTCTCCAG CTTGCATATCCATGTTTCTGGTTTGTGTTCATGTTTGGGCCGCATGTATTCAATTGCACCACTCAGCCAGGATTTGCTCGCCAGAATGTAAAGCACTAA
- the LOC107012208 gene encoding protein MIZU-KUSSEI 1, with protein MKTIMAKSFQDLSSKRQFHWTAKVSNEEQEEVTSKDSSPNRNTEEGKTENIKVHSFKNPEDSNTKSSTLNTIHENKAEDKQESSSATRRKLQTIAVARLKSVLTAFGRNRSNFQQGLGTRVVGTLFGHRRGHVHFAFQKDSTSQPAFLVELATPISGLVREMASGLVRIALECDKEEEKKVSRLIDEPVWRTYCNGKKCGFATRREIGAKELQILKAVEPISMGAGVLPGNGEEESADSGEIMYMRAKFERVIGSRDSEAFYMMNPDSNGAPELSIYLLRV; from the coding sequence atgaagACAATCATGGCAAAGAGTTTCCAAGACTTGTCCTCTAAGAGGCAGTTCCACTGGACAGCTAAAGTCAGcaatgaagaacaagaagaagtaACATCAAAAGATTCATCTCCAAACAGAAATACTGAAGAAGGGAAAACAGAGAATATAAAGGTACATTCTTTCAAGAATCCTGAAGATTCAAACACCAAGTCATCTACTTTAAACACCATCCATGAAAACAAGGCTGAGGACAAGCAAGAATCTTCTTCAGCAACTAGGAGGAAGCTGCAAACAATAGCAGTAGCCAGGCTAAAATCTGTCCTAACAGCGTTCGGGCGAAACAGGTCTAACTTCCAACAAGGCCTTGGAACAAGAGTTGTTGGCACTCTTTTTGGGCACAGGCGTGGACATGTACATTTTGCATTTCAAAAAGATTCCACCTCCCAGCCAGCCTTCTTAGTTGAACTAGCCACACCTATAAGTGGTTTAGTCCGAGAAATGGCGTCTGGATTGGTCAGAATCGCGTTGGAATGCGATAAGGAGGAAGAGAAAAAAGTGTCTAGACTCATAGATGAGCCTGTGTGGAGGACTTACTGCAATGGTAAAAAATGTGGCTTTGCaacaagaagagaaattgggGCAAAAGAACTGCAGATACTTAAAGCTGTGGAGCCAATATCAATGGGTGCTGGTGTTTTGCCAGGtaatggagaagaagaaagtGCTGATTCTGGTGAGATTATGTATATGAGGGCTAAATTTGAGAGAGTTATTGGATCTAGAGATTCAGAGGCATTCTATATGATGAATCCTGATAGTAATGGAGCTCCTGAACTTAGCATTTATTTGCTAAGAGTTTAA
- the LOC107012209 gene encoding protein Dr1 homolog isoform X1 yields the protein MEPMDIVGKTKEDASLPKGFTLSESFYFRHEFAIWDYMTTMTKIIKEMLPPDVRVARDTQDLLIECCVEFINLISSESNEVCNREDKRTIAPEHVLKALEVLGFGEYTEEVYAAYEQHKLETVDTVRAGKLSNNIAEMTEEEALAAQQRMFAEARARMNGVGTVPPKQQDPETEQKLDC from the exons ATGGAACCGATGGATATCGTTGGTAAGACGAAGGAGGATGCTTCGCTTCCCAAAG GGTTCACCTTGTCTGAATCATTTTATTTTCGTCATGAGTTTGCTATTTGGGATTATATGA CAACTATGACAAAGATCATTAAAGAAATGTTGCCCCCTGATGTTCGTGTTGCCCGAGATACGCAGGATCTTTTGATTGAATGTTGTGTAG agttcatcaatcttatCTCATCAGAATCAAATGAAGTTTGTAATAGAGAAGATAAACGAACAATTGCACCAGAACATGTACTCAAAGCCTTAGAG GTTCTTGGCTTTGGGGAATATACTGAAGAAGTTTATGCTGCATATGAACAACACAAGTTGGAGACTGTG GACACTGTGAGAGCTGGGAAGTTGAGCAATAATATAGCTGAAATGACCGAAGAAGAAGCATTAGCTGCACAACAAAGGATGTTTGCTGAAGCACGTGCGAGGATGAACGGAGTTGGTACAGTTCCGCCCAAACAGCAAGACCCGGAAACAGAGCAAAAATTGGACTGCTAG
- the LOC107012209 gene encoding protein Dr1 homolog isoform X2: MEPMDIVGKTKEDASLPKATMTKIIKEMLPPDVRVARDTQDLLIECCVEFINLISSESNEVCNREDKRTIAPEHVLKALEVLGFGEYTEEVYAAYEQHKLETVDTVRAGKLSNNIAEMTEEEALAAQQRMFAEARARMNGVGTVPPKQQDPETEQKLDC; this comes from the exons ATGGAACCGATGGATATCGTTGGTAAGACGAAGGAGGATGCTTCGCTTCCCAAAG CAACTATGACAAAGATCATTAAAGAAATGTTGCCCCCTGATGTTCGTGTTGCCCGAGATACGCAGGATCTTTTGATTGAATGTTGTGTAG agttcatcaatcttatCTCATCAGAATCAAATGAAGTTTGTAATAGAGAAGATAAACGAACAATTGCACCAGAACATGTACTCAAAGCCTTAGAG GTTCTTGGCTTTGGGGAATATACTGAAGAAGTTTATGCTGCATATGAACAACACAAGTTGGAGACTGTG GACACTGTGAGAGCTGGGAAGTTGAGCAATAATATAGCTGAAATGACCGAAGAAGAAGCATTAGCTGCACAACAAAGGATGTTTGCTGAAGCACGTGCGAGGATGAACGGAGTTGGTACAGTTCCGCCCAAACAGCAAGACCCGGAAACAGAGCAAAAATTGGACTGCTAG